The genomic interval GAAGGGCTGTTCTCGACCTTGGCCACATCGGCGATGTCGCCCGCCTGGGCCTTGTGTTCCACCAGCTCGTTGATCTGGTCAGCAAAGGAATTGCGAAAGTTGTCGGCGTCCCATGTCTGCGTCATGTCGTCGATCAGCTGCACCGCCATGGTCATCTCGGCGTCCTTGATGCCGGCGGCCTTGGCATCCAGCGGCGGCAGGTTCAACTGCTCGAACGACCGGATCTCGCCCCCCCAGCGCAGCAGGTTCAAAATGAGCGCCCGGCCGCAAGGGATCAGTACCGCAAGGTGCTGCTTGGTCTGGATGACGACCTTGGCCACACCCACCTTGTTGGTCTTGCGCAGGGCCTCGCGCAGCAGCGCGTAGACCTTTTCGCCACGCTTGAGCGGTGCGGTGTAGTAAGGCCGCTCAAGGTACACAAACGGAATCTCGTCGGCGTCCAGAAACGCCTCGATTTCGATGGTCTGCGTGACCTTGGGAAACGCAGTGGCAATTTCTTCGGGCGAGAGCACGACGTAGCGGCCGTCTTCGTACTCGATGCCCTTGA from Acidovorax sp. FHTAMBA carries:
- a CDS encoding Ku protein, yielding MADTAGQAPTSTRTMWKGAISFGLVHIPVGLYSATASTGIDFDWLDKRSMQPVGYKRINKVTGKEIASSDIVKGIEYEDGRYVVLSPEEIATAFPKVTQTIEIEAFLDADEIPFVYLERPYYTAPLKRGEKVYALLREALRKTNKVGVAKVVIQTKQHLAVLIPCGRALILNLLRWGGEIRSFEQLNLPPLDAKAAGIKDAEMTMAVQLIDDMTQTWDADNFRNSFADQINELVEHKAQAGDIADVAKVENSPSVSAGAEVLDLTALLKRSLEGKGPRAADKPARGTAAKGKATVTRLPSTPAKKPAAKKTAPKKPADSGKSTPAARSTKPAAKKPARRAA